In the Theobroma cacao cultivar B97-61/B2 chromosome 1, Criollo_cocoa_genome_V2, whole genome shotgun sequence genome, one interval contains:
- the LOC18612530 gene encoding subtilisin-like protease SBT5.3 isoform X1, producing MRKKQGVKQSRDRTSTLLKEVAGESMRLSNATLCLVSYIVFSLLQKPTFAAKKSYVVYLGGHSHGLESATVDLDAVKESHYEFLGSFLGSRDYAREAIFYSYTRHINGFAANLEDEVAAEIARHPKVVSLFLNKGRNLHTTRSWEFLGLEQKGVVPSNSIWNKARYGEDTIIGNLDTGVWPESKSFSDDGYGPIPSKWKGICQNDKDDGFHCNRKLIGARYFNKGYASIVGKLNSSFDTPRDKEGHGTHTLSTAGGNLVAKASVLGFGKGTAKGGSPRARVAAYKVCWPPVSGDECFDADILAAFDVAIHDGVDVLSVSLGGDPTPFFNDSVAIGSFHAIKHGIVVVCSAGNSGPAYGTVTNIAPWQITVGASTMDREFPSIVVLGNNMRYKGQSLSANDLPDKKFFPLISAADAKAANASIENALLCQAGTIDPEKASGKFLVCLRGQNARVDKGQQAALAGAVGMVLANNILAGNEIIADAHVLPASHINYTDGLAVFTYINSTKYPTAYITPVTTQIGTKPAPFMAAFSSKGPNTITPEILKPDITAPGVSVIAAYTEAQGPTNEDFDKRRVQFNCVSGTSMSCPHVSGIVGLLKTLYPDWSPAAIKSAIMTSATTWDNMKEPILNASNIKAGPFSYGAGHIQPNLAMDPGLVYDLAATDYLNFLCTLGYNETLISMFSQNPYKCPKPISLANFNYPSIAVPNLVGSITVTRTVKNVGSPGTYRAQVQRPTGISVQVKPKKLKFKKVGEEKTFSVTLNVMKAHPVKEYVFGQLIWSDHVHHVSSPIVVKAV from the exons ATGCGTAAGAAACAGGGGGTGAAACAGAGCAGAGACAGAACAAGCACATTACTAAAGGAGGTAGCAGGCGAATCAATGAGGCTTTCAAATGCTACCCTTTGCTTGGTTTCTTAtattgttttctctcttttgcaGAAACCAACATTTGCCGCCAAAAAG TCATATGTTGTATACTTGGGAGGGCACTCACATGGACTTGAATCAGCAACGGTTGATCTGGATGCTGTGAAGGAATCCCACTACGAGTTTCTTGGATCATTCTTGGGAAG TCGAGATTATGCTCGAGAAGCTATCTTTTACTCGTACACGAGGCACATCAATGGTTTCGCTGCGAATTTAGAGGATGAAGTAGCAGCTGAGATAGCAA GGCATCCCAAAGTAGTTTCACTTTTcttgaacaaaggaagaaaccTACACACAACGCGATCGTGGGAATTCCTAGGCTTGGAGCAGAAGGGTGTAGTCCCATCCAACTCAATCTGGAACAAGGCCAGATATGGTGAAGATACAATCATCGGAAACCTCGACACCG GTGTATGGCCGGAATCAAAAAGCTTCAGCGATGATGGGTATGGACCGATTCCATCAAAGTGGAAGGGAATTTGTCAAAATGACAAGGATGATGGATTTCACTGCAACAG GAAGTTGATTGGAGCAAGGTACTTCAACAAAGGCTATGCGTCTATTGTTGGCAAGCTCAACTCTTCCTTTGATACACCACGTGACAAAGAAGGTCATGGAACGCATACCTTATCAACTGCTGGGGGCAACTTGGTAGCCAAGGCAAGTGTTTTGGGCTTCGGCAAAGGAACAGCGAAAGGAGGATCACCGAGAGCCAGAGTAGCAGCATACAAGGTGTGCTGGCCTCCAGTTTCTGGAGATGAATGCTTTGATGCTGATATATTGGCAGCTTTTGATGTGGCCATTCATGATGGTGTTGATGTGCTGTCTGTGTCACTGGGAGGAGATCCCACACCCTTTTTCAATGACAGCGTTGCAATTGGGTCTTTTCATGCTATCAAGCATGGAATTGTCGTGGTCTGCTCAGCGGGTAATTCTGGTCCTGCTTATGGTACCGTCACCAACATTGCACCATGGCAGATCACGGTTGGAGCCAGCACCATGGATAGGGAGTTTCCTAGTATTGTCGTCCTCGGCAACAATATGCGATACAAG GGACAAAGTCTATCAGCTAACGATTTGCCAGACAAGAAGTTCTTCCCACTTATAAGTGCAGCAGATGCTAAGGCGGCTAATGCATCAATTGAAAATGC ATTGTTATGTCAGGCTGGTACCATTGATCCTGAGAAGGCAAGTGGAAAATTCTTGGTATGTCTTCGAGGGCAGAATGCAAGAGTGGACAAAGGTCAGCAAGCTGCTCTGGCTGGTGCTGTTGGCATGGTTCTTGCAAATAACATTCTCGCAGGGAATGAAATTATTGCTGATGCCCATGTCCTCCCTGCTTCACATATCAATTACACAGATGGTCTTGCTGTTTTCACTTACATTAATTCAACAAA GTATCCCACTGCTTATATCACGCCTGTAACCACACAAATTGGCACAAAGCCAGCCCCCTTCATGGCAGCATTTTCGTCAAAGGGACCCAACACCATCACACCCGAGATCCTCAAG CCTGATATCACTGCACCAGGAGTGAGTGTAATAGCTGCCTATACAGAAGCACAAGGGCCAacaaatgaagattttgataAGCGCCGAGTTCAATTTAACTGTGTATCGGGCACTTCAATGTCATGTCCTCATGTTTCAGGCATTGTTGGTCTTCTTAAAACCCTTTATCCTGATTGGAGTCCTGCAGCAATCAAATCAGCAATTATGACTAGTG CAACCACGTGGGACAACATGAAGGAGCCAATTCTAAATGCATCGAACATCAAGGCAGGACCATTTAGCTATGGAGCAGGACATATACAACCAAACCTTGCAATGGATCCTGGACTTGTTTATGACTTAGCAGCTACTGATTACCTAAACTTTCTATGCACTTTGGGGTACAATGAAACACTAATTTCAATGTTCTCACAGAACCCGTATAAATGCCCCAAGCCAATTAGTCTTGCCAACTTCAATTACCCTTCAATCGCAGTCCCTAACCTGGTTGGATCCATTACAGTGACTAGGACTGTTAAAAATGTTGGTTCACCAGGTACTTACAGAGCCCAAGTGCAGAGACCAACCGGAATTTCCGTCCAGGTTAagccaaaaaaattgaagttcaAAAAGGTTGGTGAAGAGAAGACATTCAGTGTTACCCTGAACGTTATGAAAGCCCATCCGGTTAAGGAATATGTATTTGGGCAGCTGATATGGTCAGATCATGTACACCATGTGAGTAGTCCTATAGTAGTGAAGGCAGTCTAG
- the LOC18612530 gene encoding subtilisin-like protease SBT5.3 isoform X2: MRKKQGVKQSRDRTSTLLKEKPTFAAKKSYVVYLGGHSHGLESATVDLDAVKESHYEFLGSFLGSRDYAREAIFYSYTRHINGFAANLEDEVAAEIARHPKVVSLFLNKGRNLHTTRSWEFLGLEQKGVVPSNSIWNKARYGEDTIIGNLDTGVWPESKSFSDDGYGPIPSKWKGICQNDKDDGFHCNRKLIGARYFNKGYASIVGKLNSSFDTPRDKEGHGTHTLSTAGGNLVAKASVLGFGKGTAKGGSPRARVAAYKVCWPPVSGDECFDADILAAFDVAIHDGVDVLSVSLGGDPTPFFNDSVAIGSFHAIKHGIVVVCSAGNSGPAYGTVTNIAPWQITVGASTMDREFPSIVVLGNNMRYKGQSLSANDLPDKKFFPLISAADAKAANASIENALLCQAGTIDPEKASGKFLVCLRGQNARVDKGQQAALAGAVGMVLANNILAGNEIIADAHVLPASHINYTDGLAVFTYINSTKYPTAYITPVTTQIGTKPAPFMAAFSSKGPNTITPEILKPDITAPGVSVIAAYTEAQGPTNEDFDKRRVQFNCVSGTSMSCPHVSGIVGLLKTLYPDWSPAAIKSAIMTSATTWDNMKEPILNASNIKAGPFSYGAGHIQPNLAMDPGLVYDLAATDYLNFLCTLGYNETLISMFSQNPYKCPKPISLANFNYPSIAVPNLVGSITVTRTVKNVGSPGTYRAQVQRPTGISVQVKPKKLKFKKVGEEKTFSVTLNVMKAHPVKEYVFGQLIWSDHVHHVSSPIVVKAV; the protein is encoded by the exons ATGCGTAAGAAACAGGGGGTGAAACAGAGCAGAGACAGAACAAGCACATTACTAAAGGAG AAACCAACATTTGCCGCCAAAAAG TCATATGTTGTATACTTGGGAGGGCACTCACATGGACTTGAATCAGCAACGGTTGATCTGGATGCTGTGAAGGAATCCCACTACGAGTTTCTTGGATCATTCTTGGGAAG TCGAGATTATGCTCGAGAAGCTATCTTTTACTCGTACACGAGGCACATCAATGGTTTCGCTGCGAATTTAGAGGATGAAGTAGCAGCTGAGATAGCAA GGCATCCCAAAGTAGTTTCACTTTTcttgaacaaaggaagaaaccTACACACAACGCGATCGTGGGAATTCCTAGGCTTGGAGCAGAAGGGTGTAGTCCCATCCAACTCAATCTGGAACAAGGCCAGATATGGTGAAGATACAATCATCGGAAACCTCGACACCG GTGTATGGCCGGAATCAAAAAGCTTCAGCGATGATGGGTATGGACCGATTCCATCAAAGTGGAAGGGAATTTGTCAAAATGACAAGGATGATGGATTTCACTGCAACAG GAAGTTGATTGGAGCAAGGTACTTCAACAAAGGCTATGCGTCTATTGTTGGCAAGCTCAACTCTTCCTTTGATACACCACGTGACAAAGAAGGTCATGGAACGCATACCTTATCAACTGCTGGGGGCAACTTGGTAGCCAAGGCAAGTGTTTTGGGCTTCGGCAAAGGAACAGCGAAAGGAGGATCACCGAGAGCCAGAGTAGCAGCATACAAGGTGTGCTGGCCTCCAGTTTCTGGAGATGAATGCTTTGATGCTGATATATTGGCAGCTTTTGATGTGGCCATTCATGATGGTGTTGATGTGCTGTCTGTGTCACTGGGAGGAGATCCCACACCCTTTTTCAATGACAGCGTTGCAATTGGGTCTTTTCATGCTATCAAGCATGGAATTGTCGTGGTCTGCTCAGCGGGTAATTCTGGTCCTGCTTATGGTACCGTCACCAACATTGCACCATGGCAGATCACGGTTGGAGCCAGCACCATGGATAGGGAGTTTCCTAGTATTGTCGTCCTCGGCAACAATATGCGATACAAG GGACAAAGTCTATCAGCTAACGATTTGCCAGACAAGAAGTTCTTCCCACTTATAAGTGCAGCAGATGCTAAGGCGGCTAATGCATCAATTGAAAATGC ATTGTTATGTCAGGCTGGTACCATTGATCCTGAGAAGGCAAGTGGAAAATTCTTGGTATGTCTTCGAGGGCAGAATGCAAGAGTGGACAAAGGTCAGCAAGCTGCTCTGGCTGGTGCTGTTGGCATGGTTCTTGCAAATAACATTCTCGCAGGGAATGAAATTATTGCTGATGCCCATGTCCTCCCTGCTTCACATATCAATTACACAGATGGTCTTGCTGTTTTCACTTACATTAATTCAACAAA GTATCCCACTGCTTATATCACGCCTGTAACCACACAAATTGGCACAAAGCCAGCCCCCTTCATGGCAGCATTTTCGTCAAAGGGACCCAACACCATCACACCCGAGATCCTCAAG CCTGATATCACTGCACCAGGAGTGAGTGTAATAGCTGCCTATACAGAAGCACAAGGGCCAacaaatgaagattttgataAGCGCCGAGTTCAATTTAACTGTGTATCGGGCACTTCAATGTCATGTCCTCATGTTTCAGGCATTGTTGGTCTTCTTAAAACCCTTTATCCTGATTGGAGTCCTGCAGCAATCAAATCAGCAATTATGACTAGTG CAACCACGTGGGACAACATGAAGGAGCCAATTCTAAATGCATCGAACATCAAGGCAGGACCATTTAGCTATGGAGCAGGACATATACAACCAAACCTTGCAATGGATCCTGGACTTGTTTATGACTTAGCAGCTACTGATTACCTAAACTTTCTATGCACTTTGGGGTACAATGAAACACTAATTTCAATGTTCTCACAGAACCCGTATAAATGCCCCAAGCCAATTAGTCTTGCCAACTTCAATTACCCTTCAATCGCAGTCCCTAACCTGGTTGGATCCATTACAGTGACTAGGACTGTTAAAAATGTTGGTTCACCAGGTACTTACAGAGCCCAAGTGCAGAGACCAACCGGAATTTCCGTCCAGGTTAagccaaaaaaattgaagttcaAAAAGGTTGGTGAAGAGAAGACATTCAGTGTTACCCTGAACGTTATGAAAGCCCATCCGGTTAAGGAATATGTATTTGGGCAGCTGATATGGTCAGATCATGTACACCATGTGAGTAGTCCTATAGTAGTGAAGGCAGTCTAG
- the LOC18612530 gene encoding subtilisin-like protease SBT5.3 isoform X3, translating to MLNGIVLGVWPESKSFSDDGYGPIPSKWKGICQNDKDDGFHCNRKLIGARYFNKGYASIVGKLNSSFDTPRDKEGHGTHTLSTAGGNLVAKASVLGFGKGTAKGGSPRARVAAYKVCWPPVSGDECFDADILAAFDVAIHDGVDVLSVSLGGDPTPFFNDSVAIGSFHAIKHGIVVVCSAGNSGPAYGTVTNIAPWQITVGASTMDREFPSIVVLGNNMRYKGQSLSANDLPDKKFFPLISAADAKAANASIENALLCQAGTIDPEKASGKFLVCLRGQNARVDKGQQAALAGAVGMVLANNILAGNEIIADAHVLPASHINYTDGLAVFTYINSTKYPTAYITPVTTQIGTKPAPFMAAFSSKGPNTITPEILKPDITAPGVSVIAAYTEAQGPTNEDFDKRRVQFNCVSGTSMSCPHVSGIVGLLKTLYPDWSPAAIKSAIMTSATTWDNMKEPILNASNIKAGPFSYGAGHIQPNLAMDPGLVYDLAATDYLNFLCTLGYNETLISMFSQNPYKCPKPISLANFNYPSIAVPNLVGSITVTRTVKNVGSPGTYRAQVQRPTGISVQVKPKKLKFKKVGEEKTFSVTLNVMKAHPVKEYVFGQLIWSDHVHHVSSPIVVKAV from the exons ATGCTGAATGGGATTGTGCTAGGTGTATGGCCGGAATCAAAAAGCTTCAGCGATGATGGGTATGGACCGATTCCATCAAAGTGGAAGGGAATTTGTCAAAATGACAAGGATGATGGATTTCACTGCAACAG GAAGTTGATTGGAGCAAGGTACTTCAACAAAGGCTATGCGTCTATTGTTGGCAAGCTCAACTCTTCCTTTGATACACCACGTGACAAAGAAGGTCATGGAACGCATACCTTATCAACTGCTGGGGGCAACTTGGTAGCCAAGGCAAGTGTTTTGGGCTTCGGCAAAGGAACAGCGAAAGGAGGATCACCGAGAGCCAGAGTAGCAGCATACAAGGTGTGCTGGCCTCCAGTTTCTGGAGATGAATGCTTTGATGCTGATATATTGGCAGCTTTTGATGTGGCCATTCATGATGGTGTTGATGTGCTGTCTGTGTCACTGGGAGGAGATCCCACACCCTTTTTCAATGACAGCGTTGCAATTGGGTCTTTTCATGCTATCAAGCATGGAATTGTCGTGGTCTGCTCAGCGGGTAATTCTGGTCCTGCTTATGGTACCGTCACCAACATTGCACCATGGCAGATCACGGTTGGAGCCAGCACCATGGATAGGGAGTTTCCTAGTATTGTCGTCCTCGGCAACAATATGCGATACAAG GGACAAAGTCTATCAGCTAACGATTTGCCAGACAAGAAGTTCTTCCCACTTATAAGTGCAGCAGATGCTAAGGCGGCTAATGCATCAATTGAAAATGC ATTGTTATGTCAGGCTGGTACCATTGATCCTGAGAAGGCAAGTGGAAAATTCTTGGTATGTCTTCGAGGGCAGAATGCAAGAGTGGACAAAGGTCAGCAAGCTGCTCTGGCTGGTGCTGTTGGCATGGTTCTTGCAAATAACATTCTCGCAGGGAATGAAATTATTGCTGATGCCCATGTCCTCCCTGCTTCACATATCAATTACACAGATGGTCTTGCTGTTTTCACTTACATTAATTCAACAAA GTATCCCACTGCTTATATCACGCCTGTAACCACACAAATTGGCACAAAGCCAGCCCCCTTCATGGCAGCATTTTCGTCAAAGGGACCCAACACCATCACACCCGAGATCCTCAAG CCTGATATCACTGCACCAGGAGTGAGTGTAATAGCTGCCTATACAGAAGCACAAGGGCCAacaaatgaagattttgataAGCGCCGAGTTCAATTTAACTGTGTATCGGGCACTTCAATGTCATGTCCTCATGTTTCAGGCATTGTTGGTCTTCTTAAAACCCTTTATCCTGATTGGAGTCCTGCAGCAATCAAATCAGCAATTATGACTAGTG CAACCACGTGGGACAACATGAAGGAGCCAATTCTAAATGCATCGAACATCAAGGCAGGACCATTTAGCTATGGAGCAGGACATATACAACCAAACCTTGCAATGGATCCTGGACTTGTTTATGACTTAGCAGCTACTGATTACCTAAACTTTCTATGCACTTTGGGGTACAATGAAACACTAATTTCAATGTTCTCACAGAACCCGTATAAATGCCCCAAGCCAATTAGTCTTGCCAACTTCAATTACCCTTCAATCGCAGTCCCTAACCTGGTTGGATCCATTACAGTGACTAGGACTGTTAAAAATGTTGGTTCACCAGGTACTTACAGAGCCCAAGTGCAGAGACCAACCGGAATTTCCGTCCAGGTTAagccaaaaaaattgaagttcaAAAAGGTTGGTGAAGAGAAGACATTCAGTGTTACCCTGAACGTTATGAAAGCCCATCCGGTTAAGGAATATGTATTTGGGCAGCTGATATGGTCAGATCATGTACACCATGTGAGTAGTCCTATAGTAGTGAAGGCAGTCTAG
- the LOC18612531 gene encoding cytochrome P450 724B1 yields the protein MAEGFWLVVLVGGVVGFLLGLVLNHFLPLLFKGGLVPKGTFGWPLLGETYSFLKPHSSNSVGAFLQDHCSRYGKVFRSHLFFSPTVVSCDPELNYFILQNEGKLFECSYPKPIHGILGKVSMLVAVGDTHKRLRNVALSLVSISKSKPEFLNDIESIAIQILDSWKDKPKVIFCEEARKFTFNVIVKQVLGLTPQEPETSKILEDFLTFMRGLISLPLYIPGTPYARAVQARSRISSSVKAIIEERRRNPENSKKRSDFLEILLSIDALSEDEKVSFVLDSLLGGYETTSLLVSMVVHFLTHSPTALQQLKQEHQNIRSRKQNDDHLDWEDYKKMEFTQIVINEALRYGNIVKFVHRKALKDVKFRGYLIPSGWKVLPVFTAVHLDPSLHENAPQFHPWRWESQDPMCKKFTPFGGGSRCCPGSDLAKVEVAFFLHHLVQNFRWKAEDEDQPMAYPYVEFQRGLVLNVDRCSETTM from the exons ATGGCTGAAGGTTTTTGGCTTGTGGTTTTGGTTGGAGGAGTTGTTGGTTTTCTGTTAGGTCTTGTCTTGAACCACTTCTTGCCCTTGCTCTTCAAGGGTGGCCTTGTCCCCAAGGGAACTTTTGGGTGGCCTTTACTTGGTGAAACATATAGTTTCTTAAAGCCTCACTCATCCAATTCTGTGGGGGCATTTCTTCAAGACCATTGTTCTAG ATATGGGAAAGTGTTCAGATCCCATTTGTTCTTCTCCCCCACAGTGGTTTCTTGTGACCCAGAGCTGAACTATTTCATACTTCAAAACGAAGGCAAGCTGTTCGAGTGCAGTTATCCAAAGCCTATCCATGGCATTCTTGGTAAGGTTTCCATGCTGGTGGCAGTAGGTGACACTCACAAGAGGCTCAGAAATGTAGCCCTCTCTCTGGTCagcatttccaaatcaaagcCTGAGTTTCTCAATGACATTGAAAGCATAGCCATTCAGATACTGGACTCATGGAAAGATAAACCAAAAGTTATCTTCTGTGAAGAGGCTAGAAAG TTCACATTCAATGTAATAGTAAAGCAGGTGCTAGGGTTGACGCCACAGGAGCCAGAGACATCAAAAATTCTAGAAGATTTTCTCACCTTTATGAGAGGACTTATCTCTCTCCCACTCTATATTCCTGGAACCCCATATGCAAGAGCTGTTCAG GCTAGAAGCAGAATATCTTCTTCTGTCAAAGCAATTATagaggaaagaagaagaaatccTGAGAATTCTAAGAAAAGGAGTGATTTCCTTGAAATCCTTCTATCTATTGATGCCTTATCTGAAGATGAAAAAGTGAGTTTTGTTTTGGATTCTCTATTGGGTGGCTATGAAACTACTTCCCTTTTAGTGTCCATGGTGGTTCATTTTCTAACCCACTCACCGACTGCATTACAACAGTTAAAG CAAGAACATCAGAACATAAGGAGCAGGAAGCAGAACGATGATCATTTGGATTGGGAagattataagaaaatggagtTTACCCAAATT GTCATCAATGAAGCTCTCAGATACGGCAACATTGTCAAATTCGTGCACCGAAAGGCTCTCAAAGATGTCAAATTTAGAG GTTACCTAATTCCATCTGGCTGGAAGGTCCTGCCTGTTTTCACTGCAGTTCATTTAGACCCATCTCTCCATGAAAATGCTCCCCAGTTCCATCCATGGAGATGGGAG AGCCAGGATCCCATGTGCAAGAAATTTACACCCTTTGGAGGTGGGTCAAGATGCTGCCCTGGATCTGACCTAGCTAAGGTTGAGGTTGCATTCTTCCTCCACCACCTTGTTCAAAACTTCAG GTGGAAAGCAGAAGATGAGGATCAACCCATGGCATATCCATATGTAGAATTTCAAAGAGGACTAGTTCTAAATGTGGATCGGTGTTCTGAAACTACCATGTAG